Proteins found in one Exiguobacterium sp. 9-2 genomic segment:
- a CDS encoding response regulator transcription factor: MPTTILIVEDDAKIARLLELELQYAGYATRVASNGKDGLAAAEHSVDLVLLDVMMPELSGFEVLRRLRGKGIHVPVIMLTARGEVYDKVAGLDLGANDYVTKPFEMEELLARIRALLRTPTSTSNASRTLQFADLVLNLDRHEAFRNEGRLDLTPREFELLTYLLENKEHVLTREQILNRVWGYDYFGETNIVDVYIRYLRKKVDAHPPALIQTVRGVGYVLREAIP, encoded by the coding sequence ATGCCAACCACCATCTTAATCGTTGAGGACGATGCGAAAATCGCACGCCTCCTTGAACTCGAACTCCAATATGCCGGGTACGCGACACGTGTCGCCTCCAACGGAAAAGATGGTCTCGCTGCCGCTGAGCATTCGGTTGATCTCGTCTTACTCGACGTGATGATGCCGGAGCTGAGCGGCTTCGAAGTGTTGCGCAGGCTCCGTGGAAAAGGTATTCACGTCCCCGTCATTATGCTAACAGCACGCGGAGAAGTCTACGATAAAGTCGCGGGACTCGATCTTGGTGCGAATGATTATGTGACGAAACCGTTCGAGATGGAGGAACTCCTTGCCCGGATCCGAGCGTTATTACGCACTCCGACTTCAACTAGTAACGCATCGCGCACGTTACAGTTCGCCGATCTTGTACTCAATCTTGATCGACATGAAGCATTTCGCAATGAAGGGCGACTCGATTTGACACCGCGTGAGTTCGAACTTCTGACATATTTACTAGAAAACAAGGAACATGTCCTGACACGCGAACAAATCCTAAATCGCGTCTGGGGGTACGATTACTTCGGTGAGACGAACATCGTCGACGTCTACATCCGTTATCTTCGCAAAAAAGTCGATGCCCATCCTCCAGCTTTGATTCAGACCGTTCGTGGGGTTGGTTATGTGCTACGGGAGGCGATCCCATGA
- a CDS encoding HAMP domain-containing sensor histidine kinase, with the protein MKLRTKLALSVTAFTTLLLFLSFIVVTLVVQNHLIESRYTQLEQAEELMEDDSSVRTLLTLHEDAVVLSNENGRWVISNDEDGDDSSTVNGDVQANDLPGIPRSKEPFKSGDWFGIVYQDQAYLFEDESVDDTVSTLVLTFTIVLVVGILIAFISSFWIAYQTLRPLRQLNDTMQRISSSGTLETVQTKRDDEIGRLGRVFNQMIGRVDQTMEQQRQFVADVSHEMKTPLTVIEGYTQLLKRWGKTKPDVLDESIEHILQETHAMRTTLIEPMLELSRLGYEETSVEVIDLAELGSELADRMYHATGTIIPVDASGTIRANREAVLRILTIYIDNVLKYATSPKLHLRKERLAVLDRGTSLTDEERARLFDRFYRLDAARDRSGSGLGLSIAAALATTHHFKVGSEARQPDGSCFYLIPEQSE; encoded by the coding sequence ATGAAGCTTCGAACAAAGCTTGCTTTATCCGTCACCGCCTTTACGACACTCTTGCTATTCCTTTCGTTCATCGTCGTGACACTCGTCGTCCAAAATCATTTAATTGAATCGCGTTATACCCAACTGGAACAGGCAGAGGAATTGATGGAAGATGATTCATCGGTCCGGACATTGCTGACGCTTCATGAGGATGCTGTCGTCTTATCGAACGAAAATGGACGCTGGGTCATCTCAAACGATGAAGATGGCGACGACTCGTCTACTGTTAACGGAGACGTACAAGCAAATGACCTCCCCGGTATCCCACGCTCGAAGGAACCTTTTAAGTCTGGCGATTGGTTCGGCATCGTCTATCAGGATCAAGCCTATCTGTTCGAAGATGAGAGCGTCGATGATACAGTCTCGACACTCGTTTTGACCTTCACCATCGTGTTGGTCGTTGGAATCCTGATCGCGTTCATCAGTAGCTTCTGGATTGCTTATCAGACGCTCCGCCCGCTCAGGCAACTAAATGATACGATGCAACGAATCTCCTCTTCTGGAACGCTTGAGACCGTGCAGACCAAACGTGATGATGAGATCGGTCGCCTCGGTCGCGTCTTCAATCAGATGATTGGTCGTGTCGATCAGACGATGGAACAACAACGGCAGTTCGTCGCGGATGTCTCGCATGAAATGAAGACACCCTTGACCGTCATTGAGGGATACACTCAATTATTGAAACGCTGGGGCAAAACGAAGCCCGACGTACTCGATGAATCGATCGAACACATCTTGCAGGAGACACATGCGATGCGGACGACCTTGATTGAGCCTATGCTCGAATTGTCTCGTCTCGGTTACGAGGAAACATCTGTCGAAGTAATTGACTTAGCAGAGCTTGGAAGCGAACTCGCTGATCGGATGTATCACGCAACAGGGACGATCATTCCTGTTGATGCCTCCGGAACGATTCGGGCAAATCGCGAAGCGGTGTTACGTATCTTGACGATCTATATCGATAATGTCCTGAAGTATGCTACTTCACCAAAATTGCACCTGCGCAAAGAACGTCTGGCTGTCCTTGATCGGGGAACGTCTCTAACGGACGAAGAACGCGCTCGGTTATTCGACCGGTTTTACCGACTCGATGCAGCACGCGATCGTTCAGGAAGTGGACTCGGATTGTCGATTGCTGCTGCACTTGCGACGACACATCATTTTAAGGTCGGTAGTGAAGCGCGTCAGCCAGATGGAAGCTGCTTCTATTTAATCCCCGAGCAGTCTGAATGA
- a CDS encoding site-2 protease family protein, whose translation MAKKRWGGLAVAGAFLLTKGKVILALLKFSKFGGTLISFGISLLFYAQIFGVWFGVGLLYLLFIHEMGHLLAAKRLGFKTGPAIFVPFMGAVIGIKDTFRTPKQEAILAYGGPLAGLVSLIPLAIGYAVTGNDFWLVIFHLGALLNLFNLLPVSPLDGGRILAGLPIIVWVAGLAALIAYGITHFSLILLLIAFLGGSAVWKRYKFAKQYEANRSTLMLYRAARERVLRAKAEQERADAEVALAPELEGEEEQTIESTYDPIAWSLRLDLQDLRQASPEEARQEADDLLRYQYDAANDYDALLRRIDQRIEPLRLAEESVQYHQMPKKQQTITLLAYLALGAILFIAFEYSKGYLPTPS comes from the coding sequence ATGGCTAAAAAACGTTGGGGTGGACTTGCTGTTGCCGGCGCCTTTCTCTTGACGAAAGGAAAGGTCATCCTTGCCTTATTGAAATTTTCAAAGTTCGGAGGCACTCTGATTTCGTTCGGAATCTCTCTTCTCTTTTACGCTCAAATATTCGGTGTTTGGTTCGGGGTCGGATTGCTCTATCTCCTATTCATTCATGAGATGGGACATCTACTCGCCGCTAAACGACTCGGTTTTAAGACCGGTCCTGCCATTTTCGTTCCGTTCATGGGAGCCGTCATCGGCATCAAGGATACATTTCGAACGCCAAAACAAGAAGCGATTCTCGCGTACGGTGGACCACTGGCTGGTCTCGTATCCCTGATTCCGCTTGCGATCGGATATGCTGTGACGGGAAATGACTTCTGGCTCGTCATCTTCCACCTCGGGGCTCTATTGAATCTCTTCAACCTACTTCCCGTCAGTCCGCTTGACGGCGGACGGATTCTTGCGGGACTTCCGATCATCGTCTGGGTCGCGGGACTTGCTGCCTTGATTGCCTACGGTATCACCCACTTTAGTCTGATTTTGCTCTTGATTGCCTTTTTAGGCGGTAGTGCCGTTTGGAAAAGGTATAAGTTCGCGAAACAATATGAGGCGAACCGGTCGACCTTAATGTTGTACCGTGCCGCACGTGAACGCGTTTTACGGGCAAAGGCAGAGCAAGAACGTGCAGACGCTGAAGTCGCACTTGCTCCAGAACTAGAAGGTGAGGAAGAACAAACAATCGAGAGTACCTACGATCCGATCGCTTGGTCACTTCGTCTCGATTTACAAGACTTGCGACAAGCGAGTCCGGAAGAGGCACGTCAGGAAGCAGACGATCTGTTACGGTATCAATATGATGCCGCCAACGATTACGATGCCTTATTGCGACGGATCGATCAGCGGATTGAACCACTTCGTCTTGCTGAAGAGTCTGTTCAGTATCATCAGATGCCGAAAAAACAACAAACGATCACGCTCCTCGCTTATTTGGCGCTCGGTGCTATTTTATTCATTGCTTTCGAATATTCGAAAGGTTACCTGCCTACACCATCTTAA